The region tccccagagatagactcattagtgaTCTATTCAGGGAGTAAATCCCTAgtgatagactcattagtcatctatgcaGGGCGCAAAACCCCATAAtaatttatttggacttgcctcCATGCATGAATAGGggtattactactaggcatgcttattatgacttagtgacatgttattatctgtttatgagcatgttgagttttcttgttgagcctcgacccacaggtgctatgtggtgcaggtaaaggaaaaagaaagttggaccatccctgagttggagagcttaggtgacgatgtgtacatatgcggctgctcgaccaccacggccgagggtttaaagaggaactagggttaaaccctattttgccgcttaggtcggctggttgtaaatcttttattttaaattacttttaaaatatattttgggatcccaatgtatacagtaaacgttatatctttgaccaaaattgttaatcctaaactgttaatcacatttagttacacgattatggccaaatgattcggttagcgagtttatcactattTAAAAAGTACAGcgtaacggtccctgagtagtagggcgttacatcaaagCTTTAGACAAATATCCATATGAGAATTATAatcaaatattgattttgagagtTAAGGCTCTAAAAGCAAAAATTTCACAACATAGTCAGAAAGGCACAGGCTTAATCCATAGTTATATCCAATTAAAACTCCTTTATTCTTCTATCTATATATCAATCAAACGCGATAGAGAGAAAAATCTTAGGTGAAAATATACTTAGTATGACAATGATATGATCTTCAAACACATTAATtcataaataagaatcaaaataagaaatattACTTACCCATATGCATTTTTGATCAATTCAATCATCTCTAGTAGGGTTGCATATAAATGCTAGTGGGCCAACCAATCACCCAACCTGAATTACACCGAAAATAGGCCGATTTGGGCTGACTCTTACAGGGTCGAAGGCCCTTCGATGGTTAAATGAGAAAGCCGGATGAATTTGGCTAGGTAACGGGCCCTATACATTTTTACTCAATCCAACCCAATATACCCGACCAtattaataaaagtataaaatgatatataatatatattttatacacACTAAAATCCCTAGATATATAAGCTAAATCTCAATCCCTCATCCGCACACCCTTAATCTTAAACCACGACAACTTCCTCCTCACCTCACTCCTCACTCTTTCAAGTCAGCCACTCTTTCTCAGACTCACTAAAACTCAACTCTCAAGGTCAAAGCACCACCACATCTTCCATCTTCCTTCTTCCTTCACCATGGCAGCAACACCACCACGAAGTCTTCCTCCATTTCAGAGTTCTCCCACGTGTATGTTTTTGAAATCATGTTTCAATTTGCCTTTGTATTATATTTATGCGTATATGTGTTCAATTTTGTCGTTTAACAAAAATGTAGAGAggtgtatataaatataatttttatttatatatgtattcttacttatatttatatatatgtactcttgtcttttgttgttttgcattagatttatatatgtatatacttgTATTATCTTTATATTATATATGTGTTCTTGGtgccttttattatttttatatatatatgtaaagccTTTCATCTTTTCTGTCTCCAGTATCCATGGTAGTGCAAGTAGTCCCACATTCTTTTTTGTCTTtccattttatatatatgtaactGATTTGCGGGCATCTCTAGCTCCAGTCGACGGTCACAGGCACACCACCAGTCTCTGCCTCCTCTTAATCTCACTCACTCACGGTACCACACACACCAACTATTTTCTTGGCATTTGATTAGTTTTTTCATTAttgttaatttatattttatattactgCTAATTTATACTATATTTTATTACACTAGAATTGGTACTCTACTGTccaagaaaaaaggagaaaacaTTGCATGCAACACATTTGATGAGGTATGATTTGTTTAGTTCATtgtatttgatttatttaatttctcTCTAGTTTGTCATTTATTAATTTGATGTGTAATTTGTTTTCTACTTTTTAATATCTCTAGTTTTTTTATTTGAAACCAGATGTTCAAAGGGTGAAAGTTGTGCTTGTGCTTAGTGAGGTTGTGGTTGCTTGCTTTTATTTTGCTTGTGAAGAGGAAAG is a window of Humulus lupulus chromosome 4, drHumLupu1.1, whole genome shotgun sequence DNA encoding:
- the LOC133829332 gene encoding uncharacterized protein LOC133829332 isoform X1 is translated as MAATPPRSLPPFQSSPTSPVDGHRHTTSLCLLLISLTHELVLYCPRKKEKTLHATHLMSVMQENDYGGGRILGSLACVLRMNGFNGLRVDRGRRYLFYVF
- the LOC133829332 gene encoding uncharacterized protein LOC133829332 isoform X3, with translation MAATPPRSLPPFQSSPTSPVDGHRHTTSLCLLLISLTHELVLYCPRKKEKTLHATHLMRKMIMEAEGFLAAWLVC
- the LOC133829332 gene encoding uncharacterized protein LOC133829332 isoform X2 produces the protein MAATPPRSLPPFQSSPTFDGHRHTTSLCLLLISLTHELVLYCPRKKEKTLHATHLMSVMQENDYGGGRILGSLACVLRMNGFNGLRVDRGRRYLFYVF